In Rhodococcus oxybenzonivorans, the following proteins share a genomic window:
- a CDS encoding M56 family metallopeptidase, translating into MSVATCLMLYSVAVAVFGSPLLMRTTHGGIAPRLGVTAWVAAIASVVLSWTAAAVFLLFELVRTWNQPGWSVIGSCFSGLRDLVTGQAGMAVQVGLLVLSVLAVLAVSVVVWRLGRRVLRMRSRTHGHAQMARIIGRRVAGLDALIVEAPERAAYCVAGRPHAIVVTSAAMEALDGPQLEAVLAHERAHLTGRHHQLLAVLRALAASLPRVALFTIGAAEVARLLEMCADDDAVRAHGSRSLLEGLIALSGAGPIPGGALAATSIAVLDRAGRLASPPRPGELARMRIFITAVIVLIAVGPVVTGMLAATGMVMCGLPG; encoded by the coding sequence ATGAGCGTAGCGACGTGCCTGATGCTGTACAGCGTCGCCGTGGCGGTGTTCGGCTCGCCGTTACTGATGCGGACTACCCATGGGGGTATAGCCCCGCGACTGGGAGTTACGGCTTGGGTGGCGGCGATCGCCAGTGTGGTGCTCTCGTGGACTGCGGCTGCGGTGTTTCTCCTCTTCGAACTCGTGCGCACCTGGAACCAGCCGGGCTGGTCGGTGATCGGGTCGTGTTTCTCCGGTTTACGTGATCTCGTCACTGGCCAGGCCGGTATGGCAGTACAGGTCGGCCTGCTAGTGCTGTCGGTATTGGCCGTGCTCGCCGTATCGGTGGTGGTCTGGCGTCTTGGGCGCCGGGTGCTTCGCATGCGCAGCCGCACCCACGGTCATGCGCAGATGGCCCGGATCATTGGTCGCCGCGTCGCCGGACTGGATGCACTGATCGTCGAGGCCCCGGAACGGGCGGCGTACTGCGTTGCGGGCCGACCTCACGCCATCGTGGTGACCAGTGCAGCCATGGAGGCACTTGATGGACCACAACTCGAGGCGGTTCTCGCCCACGAACGCGCACATCTGACGGGCCGGCACCACCAGCTGCTCGCCGTCCTGCGTGCTCTCGCAGCAAGTCTCCCGCGGGTGGCGTTGTTCACGATCGGCGCCGCCGAAGTCGCTCGGCTGTTGGAGATGTGCGCGGACGACGATGCCGTGCGTGCGCATGGCTCTCGGTCCCTGCTCGAGGGGCTGATCGCCCTGTCGGGAGCAGGTCCGATTCCGGGCGGCGCTCTGGCGGCCACCAGCATCGCCGTGCTGGACCGAGCCGGACGACTCGCTTCGCCGCCTCGGCCCGGCGAGCTTGCGCGTATGCGGATATTTATCACAGCAGTAATCGTGCTCATCGCTGTAGGACCTGTGGTCACCGGGATGCTTGCCGCCACGGGGATGGTGATGTGCGGCCTGCCAGGGTGA
- the ctaD gene encoding cytochrome c oxidase subunit I, with product MPTAVPKPTEIAATRPYPSRRGRKGSFLFKMVTTTDPKMLGIMYLTTSFGFFMVGGLMAMLIRAELAVPGMQFLSNEQYNQLFTMHGTIMLLLYATPIVFGFANYILPLQIGAPDVAFPRLNAFSYWLYLFGAIITTAGFITPGGAADFGWTAYTPLTSALHSPGVGADLWIMGLAVAGLGTILGGVNMITTVICLRAPGMTMFRMPIFTWNIFITSILILLAFPLLTAALMGLFADRHLGAHIFDPATGGVLLWQHLFWFFGHPEVYIIALPFFGIVTEIFPVFSRKPIFGYNGLVFATMAIAALSIAVWAHHMYATGAVLLPFFSFMTFLIAVPTGVKIFNWIGTMWKGQLTFETPMLFSIGFLITFLFGGLSGVILASPPLDFQVTDSYFVVAHFHYVVFGTVVFATYAGIYFWFPKMTGRMLDERLGKWHFWTTFTGFHGTFLVQHWLGAEGMPRRYADYLPSDGFTVLNSISTIGSFVLGASVLPFIWNVFKSYRYGEVVTVDDPWGYGNSLEWATSCPPPRHNFTELPRIRSERPAFELHYPHMVDRMRAEAHIGPGGHRQTVTEVEDTATRSAEPGGPTTC from the coding sequence ATGCCTACTGCAGTACCCAAACCGACCGAAATAGCTGCCACCCGCCCCTATCCGTCGCGGCGGGGACGGAAGGGCTCGTTCCTCTTCAAAATGGTGACGACCACCGACCCGAAGATGCTCGGGATCATGTACTTGACGACCTCGTTCGGTTTCTTCATGGTCGGTGGACTGATGGCGATGCTCATCCGCGCCGAACTCGCCGTCCCGGGCATGCAGTTCCTGTCGAACGAGCAGTACAACCAGCTGTTCACGATGCACGGCACGATCATGCTGCTGCTGTATGCGACGCCGATCGTATTCGGGTTCGCCAACTACATCCTGCCGCTGCAGATCGGCGCCCCCGACGTCGCGTTCCCCCGCCTCAACGCGTTCAGCTACTGGCTGTACCTATTCGGCGCGATCATCACCACCGCCGGCTTCATCACCCCCGGCGGTGCCGCCGACTTCGGCTGGACCGCCTACACTCCCCTGACGAGTGCGCTGCACTCACCCGGCGTCGGAGCCGACCTGTGGATCATGGGCCTCGCGGTCGCCGGCCTCGGCACCATCCTCGGTGGTGTCAACATGATCACCACCGTCATCTGCCTGCGGGCCCCCGGCATGACCATGTTCCGCATGCCGATCTTCACGTGGAACATCTTCATCACCAGCATCCTGATTCTGCTGGCGTTCCCGCTGCTGACCGCCGCGCTGATGGGTCTGTTCGCCGACCGCCACCTCGGTGCCCACATCTTCGACCCGGCCACCGGCGGAGTGTTGTTGTGGCAACACCTGTTCTGGTTCTTCGGCCACCCCGAGGTATACATCATCGCGCTACCGTTCTTCGGCATCGTCACCGAGATATTCCCCGTCTTCAGCCGGAAACCGATCTTCGGCTACAACGGGCTGGTGTTCGCAACCATGGCCATCGCGGCCCTGTCGATCGCGGTGTGGGCGCATCACATGTACGCCACCGGCGCGGTCCTACTGCCGTTCTTCTCCTTCATGACATTCCTGATCGCCGTCCCGACTGGGGTGAAGATTTTCAACTGGATCGGCACCATGTGGAAGGGACAGTTGACGTTCGAGACCCCCATGCTGTTCTCCATCGGCTTCCTCATCACCTTCCTCTTCGGTGGCCTGTCCGGCGTCATCCTCGCGAGCCCGCCGCTCGACTTCCAGGTCACCGACAGCTACTTCGTGGTCGCCCACTTCCACTACGTGGTCTTCGGCACCGTCGTATTCGCCACCTACGCCGGCATCTACTTCTGGTTCCCGAAGATGACCGGACGCATGCTCGACGAGCGCCTCGGCAAGTGGCACTTCTGGACCACGTTCACCGGTTTCCACGGCACCTTCCTCGTCCAGCACTGGCTCGGGGCCGAAGGCATGCCGCGTCGCTACGCCGACTACCTCCCCTCGGACGGCTTCACGGTCCTCAATTCAATCTCCACGATCGGGTCCTTCGTACTGGGCGCCTCGGTGCTGCCGTTCATCTGGAACGTCTTCAAGAGCTACCGGTACGGTGAAGTCGTGACCGTCGACGACCCGTGGGGATACGGCAACTCCCTCGAGTGGGCCACCAGCTGCCCGCCACCGCGGCACAACTTCACCGAACTGCCCCGCATCCGCTCCGAACGCCCCGCGTTCGAGCTGCACTACCCGCACATGGTGGATCGGATGCGTGCGGAAGCCCACATTGGTCCGGGCGGCCACCGACAGACGGTGACCGAAGTCGAGGACACCGCAACCCGCTCCGCCGAACCCGGTGGCCCCACCACCTGTTAG
- a CDS encoding site-specific integrase, protein MTRTSTRRKPGRMGPFIEGYRTWLLGLGYTRGSVVNMLAIAGDLGRWMDVRDLAPEGLDRVVVAEFRSACRDAGMHCAPGPRGLDPLLNYLEHVGVLVGAAAPVTPVEELVAHYRSWLVADRRLADATVVRYAKLARSFLSQRVTEDSGWVGSLTGADVVAFLLRESGRLSVGSTKGRVAELRSLLKFLYLAGLTPQPLATALPPVAGWHDTGVPKAIAAADVQRLLDTCDRTDPTGIRDFAILTLVARLGLRSVEVARLELSDIDWRTGQIVLRGKASREDGMPLPRDVGEALAAYLAQARPEVRLHQIFVTCKAPRRAITPGLVSDVTHRACDRAGLPRVGAHRLRHSLATEMLRRGATLVEVSQVLRHRDLATTAIYAKVDFDTLRTIAAPWPGGAR, encoded by the coding sequence ATGACCCGCACGAGCACGAGAAGGAAGCCTGGCCGGATGGGGCCCTTTATCGAGGGCTATCGGACGTGGCTGTTGGGGCTGGGATACACGCGGGGCTCGGTTGTGAACATGCTGGCCATCGCGGGCGATCTCGGCCGGTGGATGGATGTGCGAGATCTCGCTCCAGAGGGCCTCGACCGGGTCGTGGTGGCAGAGTTCCGCAGTGCGTGCCGCGACGCCGGAATGCATTGCGCGCCGGGGCCGCGTGGGTTGGATCCCCTACTGAATTATCTGGAACACGTGGGTGTGCTGGTCGGGGCCGCCGCGCCGGTCACACCGGTCGAGGAGCTGGTGGCGCACTATCGTAGTTGGCTCGTCGCCGATCGGAGATTGGCGGATGCGACGGTTGTGCGTTACGCGAAATTGGCGCGCTCGTTCTTGTCGCAGCGGGTAACCGAGGACAGTGGCTGGGTCGGAAGCCTCACCGGGGCAGACGTTGTGGCGTTTCTGTTGCGGGAAAGCGGCCGCCTCAGCGTCGGCTCGACCAAGGGGCGTGTGGCGGAGCTGCGGTCGCTGCTGAAGTTTCTGTATCTGGCCGGCCTGACGCCACAGCCGCTTGCCACGGCCTTGCCGCCGGTCGCCGGCTGGCACGACACGGGCGTTCCCAAGGCAATCGCTGCTGCGGACGTGCAGCGGCTACTCGACACCTGCGACCGGACCGACCCCACGGGCATCCGAGACTTCGCAATACTCACGCTGGTCGCCCGACTGGGCTTGCGGTCAGTGGAAGTGGCGCGACTGGAGCTGAGCGACATCGACTGGCGAACCGGGCAAATCGTACTGAGGGGAAAGGCATCTCGCGAGGACGGCATGCCTTTGCCACGCGACGTCGGCGAGGCGTTGGCCGCGTACTTGGCGCAGGCCCGTCCGGAGGTGAGACTCCACCAGATCTTCGTGACATGCAAGGCGCCGAGGCGTGCGATCACACCGGGCCTGGTCAGCGACGTCACCCATCGCGCCTGTGATCGCGCCGGCCTGCCCCGTGTGGGCGCGCACCGGCTACGGCATTCGCTGGCAACGGAGATGTTGCGGCGGGGAGCCACACTCGTCGAGGTGAGCCAGGTGTTGCGGCATCGCGACCTTGCCACGACGGCCATCTACGCGAAGGTCGACTTCGACACCTTGCGGACGATCGCTGCACCTTGGCCCGGAGGTGCGCGATGA
- a CDS encoding NADH-quinone oxidoreductase subunit A: MIVWNLAVVVAVVAAGAAVVYATAFLLHTPDTLRDAPPFLSGSVPTVHAVSRYHVRWYAITMIFLAFDMEMVFMYPWALVVGRMGASAVVEMFVFLAILIAGVTYAWREGALRWI, from the coding sequence GTGATTGTCTGGAATCTCGCAGTCGTCGTCGCGGTGGTAGCCGCAGGAGCCGCGGTGGTGTACGCCACCGCGTTCCTACTGCACACACCCGACACACTCCGCGACGCTCCGCCATTTCTCTCCGGTTCGGTGCCAACCGTGCACGCAGTATCGCGCTACCACGTCCGCTGGTATGCGATCACGATGATCTTCCTCGCGTTCGACATGGAGATGGTGTTCATGTACCCGTGGGCACTCGTCGTCGGACGGATGGGTGCATCCGCTGTCGTTGAGATGTTCGTTTTCCTTGCCATCCTCATTGCCGGCGTTACGTACGCGTGGCGGGAGGGTGCCTTGCGGTGGATATGA
- a CDS encoding tyrosine-type recombinase/integrase has translation MSPIAPTLQSFFTDRLARQRRVSPRTIASYRDSLKLLFVFVQETSGTKPSDLCWDDLDAETIGAFLDHLETDRNNSPRTRNLRLTAIRSLFTYAALRHPEHAELIQRVLAIPAKRFDKQLVSFLTAAEIDALVAAPDRTRWEGRRDRALLLVALQTGLRLSELTALVCADITLGAGANVRCVGKGRKHRAVPLTTATQSVVRVWMAERAGQPDQPLFPTRTGRRLSADAVQRLVHEHAVTAAQQCPSIRADKLC, from the coding sequence ATGAGTCCAATCGCCCCCACCCTGCAGAGCTTCTTCACCGACCGCCTGGCCAGACAACGCCGGGTCAGCCCGCGCACGATCGCCTCCTATCGGGATTCGCTCAAGCTGCTGTTCGTGTTCGTGCAAGAGACATCCGGCACGAAGCCCAGCGACCTGTGTTGGGACGACCTCGACGCCGAGACGATCGGCGCGTTTCTCGATCACCTCGAAACCGACCGTAACAACAGCCCGAGAACGCGCAACCTGCGACTGACCGCGATCCGATCGCTGTTCACCTACGCGGCACTGCGACACCCTGAGCACGCCGAGCTGATCCAGCGAGTCCTTGCCATCCCCGCCAAGCGGTTCGACAAGCAGCTCGTATCGTTCCTCACCGCTGCAGAGATCGACGCCTTGGTCGCCGCACCCGACCGGACCCGATGGGAAGGTCGCCGCGATCGCGCGCTGCTGCTGGTGGCACTCCAGACTGGTCTTCGTCTCTCCGAGCTGACCGCCCTGGTCTGCGCAGATATCACTCTCGGTGCCGGCGCGAATGTCCGATGCGTCGGCAAAGGCCGCAAGCACCGGGCCGTTCCGTTGACCACCGCTACCCAATCCGTTGTTCGCGTGTGGATGGCCGAGCGCGCCGGCCAACCCGACCAGCCGCTATTTCCTACCCGCACGGGACGGCGCCTGAGCGCCGACGCCGTTCAACGCCTCGTCCACGAACACGCCGTCACCGCCGCCCAACAATGCCCATCGATCCGCGCGGACAAGCTGTGCTGA
- a CDS encoding tyrosine-type recombinase/integrase encodes MSALADAAEDYLRLRNSLGHDLAAYHRQLPRFVAYLDATGTPTITVAAALAWAQGPDVDPNTTVGPRRMTVARSFARYMAGIDTRTEVPPPGLLSNRRRWRPPYIYSPTDIDTLMAGARRLHWPLPAATHETLIGLLVATGMRVGEAIRLGRGDIDWADAVLTIRQSKFGKTRLVPVHASTLTALDRYTRTRDWICPQTTAQSFFVSMAGTRMIYQHVQLTFRRLCDDAGIGTGAEHPPRIHDLRHTFAVRTLLEWYRAGVDVEAQLQTLSTYLGHRDPRSTYWYFSAQPELLALAAARLELSREVMGR; translated from the coding sequence ATGAGCGCCCTGGCCGACGCTGCCGAAGACTACCTACGGCTGCGTAACAGTCTGGGCCACGACCTGGCTGCATACCACCGCCAGCTGCCGCGGTTCGTCGCCTACCTCGATGCCACTGGCACCCCCACGATCACCGTCGCAGCGGCCCTCGCCTGGGCGCAGGGGCCCGACGTCGACCCGAACACCACTGTCGGGCCAAGGCGGATGACCGTCGCCCGCAGCTTCGCCCGCTACATGGCCGGAATCGACACCCGCACCGAGGTGCCGCCACCGGGGCTCCTTTCGAATCGGCGACGGTGGCGGCCGCCGTACATTTACAGCCCGACCGACATCGACACTTTGATGGCCGGGGCGCGGCGTTTGCACTGGCCGCTGCCCGCGGCCACCCACGAAACGTTGATCGGGCTGCTGGTGGCAACCGGAATGCGGGTAGGGGAAGCGATCCGGCTCGGTCGCGGCGATATCGACTGGGCCGATGCGGTATTGACGATCCGCCAGTCGAAGTTTGGAAAAACCAGACTGGTTCCCGTGCACGCGTCCACCCTCACCGCGCTCGACCGATACACCCGGACCCGCGATTGGATCTGCCCGCAGACCACCGCCCAGAGCTTCTTCGTCTCGATGGCAGGCACCAGAATGATCTACCAGCACGTCCAGCTGACCTTCCGGCGGCTCTGCGACGATGCCGGAATCGGCACCGGAGCCGAACATCCACCACGAATTCACGACCTACGTCACACATTCGCGGTGCGCACCCTACTCGAGTGGTATCGAGCGGGCGTGGACGTCGAAGCCCAATTGCAGACCCTGTCGACCTACCTGGGGCATCGAGATCCGCGGTCGACCTACTGGTATTTCTCCGCACAGCCTGAACTACTCGCATTGGCCGCCGCTCGGCTCGAGCTGTCGCGGGAGGTGATGGGCCGATGA
- a CDS encoding BlaI/MecI/CopY family transcriptional regulator: MGVRGFGELEAVVMDRLWSREGTTTTVREIFDELAEHREIAYTTVMSTMDNLQRKGWLARERTGKAFRYWPTLTREEHSARLMRDAFAAGGKSDVVLARFVEQMSDEESASLRLVLRRLAEAEDAG, encoded by the coding sequence ATGGGTGTGCGTGGATTCGGGGAGCTCGAGGCGGTTGTGATGGACCGGCTGTGGAGTCGTGAAGGAACAACGACGACGGTTCGCGAGATTTTCGATGAGCTCGCCGAACATCGTGAGATCGCCTATACCACTGTGATGTCGACGATGGACAACCTGCAACGCAAGGGTTGGTTAGCACGGGAGCGTACCGGAAAGGCGTTCCGCTATTGGCCCACACTCACGCGGGAAGAGCACAGCGCTCGGCTGATGCGTGATGCCTTCGCCGCCGGCGGCAAGTCCGACGTCGTGCTGGCCCGCTTCGTCGAGCAGATGAGCGACGAGGAGTCCGCCAGTCTGCGCTTGGTCCTGCGGCGATTGGCCGAAGCCGAGGATGCGGGATGA
- a CDS encoding rhodanese-like domain-containing protein codes for MVLLVVVGCGSEPPTGATADQGPAVRQVGVSEFADAVAAADVFVINVHTPDEGSIAGTDVWIPFDQLSQRATELPNDRSTPIAIYCMTGRMSAVAAGTLTSTGYSNLIELSGGMKAWTAAGRALQPPGS; via the coding sequence ATGGTATTGCTGGTTGTCGTCGGCTGCGGGTCCGAGCCCCCGACCGGCGCGACGGCTGACCAAGGGCCGGCCGTCCGACAAGTTGGAGTTTCCGAGTTCGCCGACGCAGTCGCAGCTGCCGACGTGTTCGTCATCAATGTCCACACCCCGGACGAGGGATCGATCGCTGGCACGGATGTGTGGATACCTTTTGACCAGCTCAGCCAGCGCGCCACCGAACTGCCCAATGATCGGAGTACACCGATCGCCATCTACTGCATGACCGGACGCATGAGCGCAGTCGCAGCCGGAACCCTCACGTCGACGGGGTACTCGAACCTTATCGAGTTGAGCGGCGGGATGAAGGCATGGACAGCCGCCGGACGTGCACTGCAACCTCCGGGTTCCTAG